The Rhodococcus sp. X156 genome window below encodes:
- a CDS encoding hydantoinase/oxoprolinase family protein — protein sequence MTPPHIRIGIDTGGTFTDVVAFDETTGQLTTTKTPSTPADPAEGFIAGVHKVLDLLGKGGDALAAVSHGTTVATNQLLEGKVEELGFITTEGYEFVLEIARQSVPDGYGNSYFWVKPDRIVPAHLVKTIGGRLDHTGAELRPFDEERAVEVARWFRDRGIDTLGVCFLHSYANPEHEERMREVIAREHPKAVVSISSQVLREYREYERSMTTLVDAAVKPKVSAYVRSIAERLNSFAGRDTPMPFYVMKSNGGVLSAEEVVHQPITTVLSGPAAGALGAALIARNAGFDQVLTCDGGGTSTDVSVVLEGEPTLTTEGSVGVYPSKIPMIDVVTVGAGGGSVAWVSPEGALKVGPMSAGADPGPLCYGKGGREVTITDAHVVLGRIPPHLLGGEVPLDTEAARAGLTELATELGLTPEACATGILEISAWNQANAVRQITVKRGLDVRDFTLATFGGSGSLLLCRLIDILGLRGVLVPPNPGNVSAFGLLTVDVKNDYVRTAIRRHDDLEPAAVEAIFAELQGQASTALTGQGFPAAEHRYDRTADLRYFGQAFEVRVPVPAGVLDADVAEAVAGAFHDAHRALYGYDFRGDDTQAVEWVNLRVSGIGPIRRPDLAELAAGDGNPERARTATRAVCFDGDTGYVDAAVYWRADLAPGDVLHGPSIIEEFGSTVPVHPGFTARVDRFGNLLVTTTAEVSA from the coding sequence ATGACGCCTCCCCACATCCGCATCGGCATCGACACCGGTGGCACGTTCACCGACGTCGTGGCCTTCGACGAGACCACCGGCCAGCTCACCACCACCAAGACGCCCTCCACGCCGGCCGACCCCGCGGAGGGGTTCATCGCCGGCGTGCACAAGGTCCTCGACCTCCTCGGCAAGGGTGGCGACGCCCTCGCCGCCGTCAGCCACGGCACGACCGTCGCGACCAACCAGCTGCTCGAGGGCAAGGTGGAGGAGCTCGGCTTCATCACCACCGAGGGCTACGAGTTCGTGCTGGAGATCGCCCGGCAGTCGGTGCCCGACGGCTACGGCAACTCCTACTTCTGGGTCAAGCCGGACCGGATCGTGCCCGCGCACCTGGTCAAGACCATCGGTGGCCGCCTGGACCACACCGGTGCCGAGCTGCGTCCCTTCGACGAGGAGCGGGCCGTCGAGGTCGCCCGCTGGTTCCGCGACCGGGGCATCGACACCCTCGGCGTGTGCTTCCTGCACTCCTACGCCAACCCCGAGCACGAGGAGCGGATGCGCGAGGTGATCGCGCGCGAGCACCCCAAGGCGGTCGTGTCGATCTCCTCGCAGGTGCTGCGCGAGTACCGCGAGTACGAGCGCTCCATGACCACGCTGGTCGACGCCGCGGTCAAGCCCAAGGTGTCCGCCTACGTCCGCTCGATCGCCGAGCGGCTGAACAGCTTCGCCGGCCGCGACACCCCCATGCCGTTCTACGTGATGAAGTCCAACGGTGGGGTGCTCTCCGCCGAGGAGGTCGTGCACCAGCCGATCACCACGGTGCTCAGCGGCCCGGCGGCCGGGGCGCTCGGCGCCGCGCTGATCGCCCGCAACGCCGGCTTCGACCAGGTGCTCACCTGCGACGGCGGCGGCACCTCCACCGACGTGTCCGTGGTGCTCGAGGGCGAGCCCACGCTCACCACCGAGGGCAGCGTCGGGGTCTACCCGTCCAAGATCCCGATGATCGACGTGGTCACCGTGGGCGCCGGCGGCGGGTCCGTCGCCTGGGTCTCGCCCGAGGGCGCGCTCAAGGTCGGCCCGATGTCGGCCGGCGCCGACCCGGGTCCGCTCTGCTACGGCAAGGGCGGCCGCGAGGTCACCATCACCGACGCCCACGTGGTGCTCGGCCGGATCCCCCCGCACCTGCTCGGCGGCGAGGTGCCCCTGGACACCGAGGCCGCCCGCGCCGGGCTCACCGAGCTGGCCACCGAGCTCGGCCTGACCCCGGAGGCCTGCGCCACCGGCATCCTGGAGATCTCCGCCTGGAACCAGGCGAACGCGGTTCGCCAGATCACCGTCAAGCGGGGCCTGGACGTTCGTGACTTCACCCTGGCCACCTTCGGCGGCTCCGGCTCGCTGCTGCTGTGCCGGCTGATCGACATCCTCGGCCTGCGCGGCGTGCTGGTCCCGCCCAACCCGGGCAACGTCTCGGCCTTCGGCCTGCTCACCGTGGACGTGAAGAACGACTACGTGCGCACCGCCATCCGCCGCCACGACGACCTCGAGCCGGCAGCGGTGGAGGCGATCTTCGCCGAGCTGCAGGGCCAGGCGAGCACCGCGCTCACCGGGCAGGGCTTCCCCGCCGCCGAGCACCGCTACGACCGGACCGCGGACCTGCGCTACTTCGGGCAGGCCTTCGAGGTGCGGGTGCCGGTGCCGGCCGGCGTGCTCGACGCCGACGTGGCCGAGGCCGTGGCCGGCGCCTTCCACGACGCCCATCGCGCGCTGTACGGCTACGACTTCCGCGGCGACGACACCCAGGCCGTGGAGTGGGTGAACCTGCGGGTGTCGGGCATCGGCCCGATCCGCCGCCCGGACCTGGCCGAGCTGGCCGCCGGCGACGGCAACCCCGAGCGCGCCCGCACCGCCACCCGGGCGGTGTGCTTCGACGGCGACACCGGCTACGTCGACGCCGCCGTCTACTGGCGTGCTGACCTCGCCCCCGGCGACGTGCTCCACGGGCCCTCGATCATCGAGGAGTTCGGCTCCACCGTGCCCGTGCACCCGGGCTTCACCGCGCGGGTTGACCGCTTCGGCAACCTGCTCGTCACCACCACCGCGGAGGTTTCGGCATGA
- a CDS encoding BMP family protein, with protein sequence MTTHLARPPARPRRLRRHLGAVAAGCALLLLTACGGTTGAESTGGGGSGDAAAPLVYGIFATPLEEPWDGAIHTALTKAADEGKIRYKHVDNLKTSDSLERSLRDVARTEKPAAIMGDAFAAEEAVRKVAAEFPTIPFVFGSGGKPVAPNMSVFDNWMQDPAYLAGMLAGGLTKTNTIGVVGAMPIPEVNRIVNAFVQGIKATNSQATVKVSFINTFFDPAAAKQSAQAQIAAGADVLFAERDGVIAAAKEANIPVVGMMTDQSADGPKHVATSLIWNVSPTVEAVIKQATGGPEAVDLGKFSFMNVGGSALAPLNTDVVGGIPDALAKQVAAKEQEIKSGAFVTPVDESAPAGSIVVAGE encoded by the coding sequence ATGACGACCCACCTCGCCCGTCCGCCCGCCCGCCCCCGCCGGCTGCGCCGCCACCTCGGCGCCGTCGCCGCCGGCTGCGCCCTGCTGCTGCTGACCGCCTGCGGGGGGACGACCGGTGCGGAGTCCACCGGTGGAGGCGGCTCCGGGGACGCGGCGGCGCCGCTGGTCTACGGCATCTTCGCGACGCCGCTGGAGGAGCCCTGGGACGGCGCGATCCACACCGCGCTCACCAAGGCCGCCGACGAGGGCAAGATCCGCTACAAGCACGTGGACAACCTGAAGACCTCGGACTCGCTGGAGCGCTCCCTGCGCGACGTCGCGCGCACCGAGAAGCCCGCCGCCATCATGGGTGACGCGTTCGCGGCCGAGGAGGCCGTGCGGAAGGTGGCCGCGGAGTTCCCGACCATCCCGTTCGTCTTCGGGTCCGGGGGCAAGCCCGTCGCACCGAACATGAGCGTCTTCGACAACTGGATGCAGGACCCCGCCTACCTGGCCGGGATGCTGGCCGGAGGCCTCACCAAGACCAACACCATCGGGGTGGTCGGGGCCATGCCCATCCCCGAGGTCAACCGGATCGTCAACGCCTTCGTGCAGGGCATCAAGGCCACCAACTCCCAGGCCACGGTGAAGGTGTCCTTCATCAACACCTTCTTCGACCCGGCGGCGGCCAAGCAGTCGGCCCAGGCCCAGATCGCCGCCGGTGCCGACGTCCTCTTCGCCGAGCGTGACGGCGTGATCGCCGCCGCCAAGGAGGCGAACATCCCGGTCGTCGGCATGATGACCGACCAGTCCGCGGACGGGCCCAAGCACGTGGCGACGTCGCTGATCTGGAACGTCAGCCCCACCGTGGAGGCCGTGATCAAGCAGGCCACCGGCGGGCCCGAGGCCGTCGACCTCGGCAAGTTCTCCTTCATGAACGTGGGCGGCAGCGCACTGGCACCCCTGAACACCGACGTGGTCGGGGGCATCCCCGACGCGCTGGCCAAGCAGGTGGCCGCCAAGGAGCAGGAGATCAAGAGCGGGGCGTTCGTCACGCCGGTGGACGAGAGCGCACCGGCCGGCTCCATCGTGGTCGCGGGCGAGTGA
- a CDS encoding ABC transporter ATP-binding protein, producing the protein MSAPAARAPHREAGPGEPLIELREIGKRYGDLVANDGVTLSVAAGEVVAMLGENGAGKSTLMKIVYGLVRADSGTIWMGGRELAISSPRDAMAAGIGMVTQEFSLVETMTVTENVALSGIGLGRVDLRAARRRVVAAMERIGVSLDPDALVSTLSIGERQRVEIVKALFHDCRVLILDEPTAVLVPQDVRALFTTVERLRAAGLGVLFVSHKLREVAEISDRVVVLRKGRLVATRRTADVDVTTLAALMMGIAGDAPPPSTEAATAVGLPTEATPTAPAEPTPAAPVRPAGSAEAEPVLQLSGLSAQRGGRTVLDGVDLVVRPGEIVGIAGISGNGQTELMDVLCAVQAPSQGTICVAGTDVTRLGSGARLAAGLGRLTEDRKGSVVPTMSVADNLVLEDLAAYTRRGLLDRPAVRAHAEEMIERFAIRAKPGDAIGTLSGGNVQKVLLARALARRPRVLVVAQPTRGLDVGAYRYVHTQLQQLRSSGAGVVVISEDLDEITSLCDRIAVLFRGQVVGELSGADATPERLGLMMAGEAVHVMSERSDVGTTS; encoded by the coding sequence GTGAGCGCACCGGCAGCGCGTGCACCCCACCGCGAGGCCGGCCCCGGCGAACCCCTCATCGAGCTGCGCGAGATCGGCAAGCGCTACGGCGACCTGGTGGCCAACGACGGCGTGACGCTGTCGGTGGCCGCCGGCGAGGTGGTCGCCATGCTCGGGGAGAACGGCGCGGGAAAGTCCACCCTGATGAAGATCGTCTACGGGCTGGTGCGAGCGGACTCCGGGACCATCTGGATGGGCGGCCGGGAGCTGGCCATCAGCTCGCCCCGGGACGCCATGGCCGCCGGGATCGGGATGGTGACGCAGGAGTTCTCCCTGGTGGAGACCATGACGGTCACCGAGAACGTGGCCCTGTCCGGCATCGGTCTCGGCCGGGTGGACCTGCGCGCGGCCCGGCGCCGCGTGGTGGCGGCGATGGAGCGGATCGGGGTGTCGCTGGACCCGGACGCGCTGGTGTCCACGCTGTCCATCGGCGAGCGCCAGCGCGTGGAGATCGTCAAGGCCCTCTTCCACGACTGCCGGGTGCTGATCCTGGACGAGCCCACCGCGGTGCTGGTGCCGCAGGACGTGCGGGCGCTGTTCACCACCGTGGAGCGGCTGCGCGCCGCCGGCCTCGGGGTGCTGTTCGTCTCGCACAAGCTGCGCGAGGTGGCCGAGATCTCCGACCGGGTGGTGGTGCTGCGCAAGGGTCGGCTGGTGGCCACCCGGCGGACCGCCGACGTGGACGTGACCACCCTGGCCGCCCTGATGATGGGCATCGCCGGCGACGCACCGCCGCCGTCGACCGAGGCCGCCACGGCGGTGGGCCTGCCCACCGAGGCCACACCGACCGCACCCGCCGAGCCCACCCCGGCCGCGCCCGTGCGCCCGGCCGGGTCCGCCGAGGCGGAGCCGGTGCTCCAGCTGAGCGGGCTGTCGGCGCAGCGGGGCGGTCGCACGGTGCTCGACGGGGTGGACCTGGTGGTGCGCCCCGGGGAGATCGTGGGCATCGCGGGCATCTCCGGCAACGGGCAGACCGAGCTGATGGACGTGCTGTGCGCGGTGCAGGCACCGTCGCAGGGCACGATTTGCGTGGCCGGCACCGACGTGACGCGGCTGGGCAGCGGCGCTCGCCTGGCTGCCGGGCTCGGGCGGCTCACCGAGGACCGCAAGGGCAGCGTGGTGCCCACCATGAGCGTCGCCGACAACCTGGTGCTGGAGGACCTCGCCGCCTACACCCGCCGCGGGCTGCTCGACCGCCCCGCGGTGCGGGCGCACGCCGAGGAGATGATCGAGCGGTTCGCCATCCGGGCCAAGCCGGGCGACGCCATCGGCACGCTCTCCGGCGGCAACGTGCAGAAGGTCCTGCTGGCCCGTGCGCTGGCCCGCCGGCCCCGGGTCCTCGTGGTGGCCCAGCCCACCCGGGGGCTGGACGTGGGCGCCTACCGGTACGTGCACACCCAGCTGCAGCAGCTGCGCAGCTCCGGCGCCGGCGTGGTGGTGATCTCCGAGGACCTGGACGAGATCACCAGCCTCTGCGACCGGATCGCGGTGCTCTTCCGCGGCCAGGTCGTCGGCGAGCTCTCCGGCGCCGACGCCACCCCCGAGCGACTGGGCCTGATGATGGCCGGCGAGGCAGTGCACGTCATGAGCGAGCGAAGCGACGTGGGAACGACGTCATGA
- a CDS encoding ABC transporter permease produces MRMVLRGHEPRWVAPAAVALAILVTVALTAIPIRLAGANPPAAFERYLFTPLSSTANLYEVLLTATPLLFTGLAVAIAFRAGYWNIGAEGQFLAGAIGTTAIGLGLPDLPAPLALPLGFLAGALGGVLWATLPAWLKRRANIDEVVTTLLLNPVALLVVQGLLVGPWRNSSSGFTDSNRIGHGYDLPALLPGTRVHWGFAVALVAVVLTWLVMSRTATGVRIRAAGQAPQAAAFSGIAVGRLQWRCALVSGGVAGLGGASQVMGVQHQLTAGISNSYGYTGVIIATLAGLSAVGVLLVAGLLADITVGAENVSLVLQVPAQLGRVFSALLLLVVLSAMMWRRYRVQLRTHTRRRSRSSAAEEVPA; encoded by the coding sequence ATGAGAATGGTCCTACGTGGCCACGAGCCGCGCTGGGTGGCCCCCGCCGCGGTGGCTTTGGCCATCCTCGTCACCGTCGCCCTCACCGCCATCCCCATCCGCCTCGCCGGCGCCAACCCGCCGGCGGCGTTCGAGCGGTACCTGTTCACCCCGCTGAGCTCCACGGCAAACCTCTACGAGGTGCTGCTCACGGCCACCCCGCTGCTGTTCACCGGGCTGGCGGTGGCCATCGCCTTCCGTGCCGGCTACTGGAACATCGGCGCGGAGGGGCAGTTCCTGGCCGGCGCCATCGGCACCACGGCCATCGGCCTGGGCCTGCCCGACCTGCCTGCCCCGCTGGCCCTTCCGCTCGGCTTCCTCGCCGGAGCCCTGGGCGGCGTGCTGTGGGCGACCCTGCCCGCGTGGCTCAAGCGGCGCGCCAACATCGACGAGGTGGTCACCACGCTGCTGCTCAACCCGGTGGCCCTGCTCGTGGTGCAGGGCCTGCTGGTCGGGCCCTGGCGCAACTCCAGCAGCGGCTTCACCGACTCCAACCGGATCGGCCACGGCTACGACCTGCCGGCGCTGCTGCCCGGCACCCGGGTGCACTGGGGATTCGCCGTGGCCCTCGTGGCGGTCGTCCTCACCTGGCTGGTGATGTCGCGGACGGCGACCGGGGTGCGCATCAGGGCCGCCGGCCAGGCCCCGCAGGCCGCCGCGTTCAGCGGCATCGCCGTGGGCCGCCTGCAGTGGCGGTGTGCCCTGGTCTCCGGCGGTGTCGCCGGCCTGGGCGGCGCCTCCCAGGTGATGGGCGTGCAGCACCAGCTGACGGCGGGCATCAGCAACAGCTACGGCTACACCGGCGTCATCATCGCCACCCTCGCCGGGCTGAGCGCGGTGGGCGTGCTGCTGGTCGCCGGCCTGCTCGCCGACATCACCGTGGGCGCGGAGAACGTCTCTCTGGTGCTGCAGGTGCCCGCCCAGCTCGGCCGCGTGTTCAGCGCCCTGCTGCTGCTGGTCGTGCTCTCGGCGATGATGTGGCGCCGCTACCGCGTCCAGCTGCGCACCCACACCCGCCGGCGATCGCGGTCGAGCGCGGCCGAGGAGGTACCCGCATGA
- a CDS encoding ABC transporter permease, with protein sequence MSINVLALIGAMLTIATPLVWAGVGELVVERTGILNLGIEGTMYLGAFAGFLTAVRTGSPWLGLLVAVVAGMLAGVLMGLLTVTLGLNQHVSGIGLTLLLVASCEFTFRLLYAGDRPTMDRKFEVLLADVQVLNQHWLTYLAFLVLAPGAWWVLRSTGVGYRLRAVGENFEAAEVAGISVTRTRYAALVVGSAFMAIGGAFLTLAVLGSFTLDIINGRGWVCIALVIFAKWRVWPALGGALIFAVTDALQLQLAITATFSQIPRELMLALPYLAVIAALFVWGRKVRYPASYLKAYRRA encoded by the coding sequence ATGAGCATCAACGTCCTCGCCCTCATCGGCGCGATGCTCACCATCGCCACCCCGCTGGTCTGGGCGGGCGTGGGCGAGCTGGTGGTGGAGCGCACCGGCATCCTGAACCTGGGCATCGAGGGCACCATGTACCTGGGCGCCTTCGCCGGCTTCCTGACGGCCGTGCGCACCGGCTCACCGTGGCTCGGGCTGCTCGTGGCCGTCGTGGCCGGGATGCTCGCCGGGGTGCTGATGGGTCTGCTCACCGTCACCCTGGGGCTCAACCAGCACGTCTCCGGCATCGGCCTGACCCTGCTGTTGGTGGCCTCCTGCGAGTTCACCTTCCGGCTGCTCTACGCCGGAGACCGCCCCACCATGGACCGCAAGTTCGAGGTGCTGCTGGCCGACGTGCAGGTGCTCAACCAGCACTGGCTCACCTACCTGGCGTTCCTGGTGCTGGCTCCTGGAGCCTGGTGGGTGCTGCGCTCGACCGGCGTGGGCTACCGCCTGCGGGCGGTGGGTGAGAACTTCGAGGCCGCCGAGGTGGCCGGCATCTCGGTGACCCGCACGCGCTACGCGGCGCTGGTGGTCGGCAGCGCCTTCATGGCCATCGGCGGGGCCTTCCTTACCCTGGCCGTGCTGGGCAGCTTCACCCTGGACATCATCAACGGCCGGGGCTGGGTGTGCATCGCGCTGGTGATCTTCGCCAAGTGGCGGGTGTGGCCGGCCCTGGGGGGTGCACTCATCTTCGCGGTGACCGACGCGCTGCAGCTGCAGCTGGCCATCACCGCCACGTTCAGCCAGATCCCCCGCGAGCTGATGCTGGCGCTGCCCTACCTGGCCGTGATCGCCGCCCTCTTCGTCTGGGGCCGCAAGGTCCGCTACCCCGCCTCCTACCTCAAGGCCTACCGCCGTGCCTGA
- a CDS encoding nucleoside deaminase has translation MTDPTLTDEALLAHALAAARTSLAEGGIPIGAALAHAGEILGVGHNRRVQDNSAIRHGETDCLENIGRLPASVYAGSTMVTTLSPCDMCTGAILLYGIPRVVIGENSNFTGGEDLLRSRGVQVVVLDDAECTEMMAAFIADQPQLWHEDIGEQG, from the coding sequence ATGACTGACCCGACCCTGACCGACGAGGCCCTGCTCGCCCACGCCCTGGCGGCGGCCCGCACGAGCCTGGCCGAGGGTGGCATCCCGATCGGCGCCGCTCTCGCCCACGCCGGCGAGATCCTCGGGGTCGGCCACAACCGGCGGGTGCAGGACAACAGCGCCATCCGGCACGGCGAGACCGACTGCCTGGAGAACATCGGGCGGCTGCCGGCATCGGTCTACGCCGGCTCCACCATGGTCACCACGCTGTCCCCGTGCGACATGTGCACCGGCGCGATCCTGCTCTACGGCATCCCGCGGGTGGTCATCGGGGAGAACAGCAACTTCACCGGGGGCGAGGACCTGCTGCGCTCGCGCGGGGTGCAGGTGGTGGTGCTCGACGACGCCGAGTGCACCGAGATGATGGCGGCCTTCATCGCCGACCAGCCGCAGCTGTGGCACGAAGACATCGGCGAGCAGGGCTGA
- a CDS encoding NAD(P)H-binding protein has translation MSGAAGKTGLAVTRACTARGLAVTALVRRAEQRPAALAAGAARAVVVDLGDPARVRAALDGHHAMYHVAPNMHPDEVGLTRIAVTAAQQCGARRFVLHSVLAPYLPDMPHHLRKADSERVLRGSGLDWTILQPASYAQNVAVELVRRTGVLTVPYRTTAPFTPVDLADVAEAAAVVLTEAGHTHASYELCGPAVLDTVAMAACLSAVLGRDVQAGAQSAEDWSATVPELDARTRQDLLAMFDYYDRHGLVGNPRVLSGLLGRAPTTFGEALAASPTSTALARG, from the coding sequence GTGAGCGGGGCGGCCGGCAAGACCGGCCTGGCGGTGACCCGAGCCTGCACGGCCCGCGGGCTCGCCGTCACCGCGCTGGTGCGGCGGGCGGAGCAACGACCGGCAGCGCTGGCCGCCGGGGCAGCTCGAGCGGTGGTGGTGGACCTCGGCGACCCGGCGCGCGTGCGGGCGGCGCTGGACGGCCACCACGCGATGTACCACGTCGCCCCCAACATGCACCCGGACGAGGTGGGGCTGACCCGCATCGCGGTGACGGCGGCGCAGCAGTGCGGCGCCCGCCGGTTCGTGCTGCACAGCGTGCTCGCCCCCTACCTGCCGGACATGCCGCACCACCTGCGCAAGGCCGACAGCGAGCGGGTGCTGCGCGGCAGCGGGCTGGACTGGACGATCCTGCAGCCGGCCAGCTACGCGCAGAACGTGGCGGTGGAGCTGGTGCGCCGCACCGGGGTGCTCACCGTGCCCTACCGCACCACGGCGCCGTTCACCCCGGTGGACCTGGCCGACGTGGCCGAGGCCGCCGCAGTGGTGCTCACCGAGGCGGGCCACACCCACGCCAGCTACGAGCTGTGCGGTCCGGCCGTGCTGGACACCGTGGCGATGGCCGCGTGCCTGAGCGCCGTGCTCGGCCGGGACGTGCAGGCCGGTGCGCAGTCCGCCGAGGACTGGTCGGCCACCGTGCCCGAGCTCGACGCCAGGACCCGCCAGGACCTGCTGGCGATGTTCGACTACTACGACCGGCACGGCCTGGTGGGCAACCCGCGGGTGCTGTCCGGGCTGCTGGGGCGGGCACCCACGACGTTCGGCGAGGCTCTCGCGGCCAGCCCAACCAGCACCGCTCTGGCCCGCGGCTAG
- a CDS encoding carbon monoxide dehydrogenase subunit G gives MKVSGKAQLHAPVDKVWDALNDPAVLVRTIPGCERLEATGKDEYAMVVTAGVASIKGTYTGEVTLCEQEEPSSFLMKASGAGGPGTVSAEVRVKLADGGDGTTQLTYDADAVIGGAVAGVGQRMLIGVTKKMAGEFFKAVDDVITGKSAAPVAAPVAAPAGAAATTDAGAPVTQPGVFTAPSSPSTAGGLPGLAGDGLLPGAVLGAVLTLVGVLVGGLLGRRR, from the coding sequence ATGAAGGTCAGTGGAAAAGCCCAGCTGCACGCCCCGGTCGACAAGGTCTGGGACGCGCTGAACGACCCGGCCGTCCTGGTGCGCACCATTCCCGGCTGTGAGCGCCTGGAGGCCACCGGCAAGGACGAGTACGCGATGGTGGTCACCGCTGGGGTCGCCTCGATCAAGGGCACCTACACCGGCGAGGTGACGCTGTGCGAGCAGGAGGAGCCGAGCTCGTTCCTGATGAAGGCGTCCGGGGCCGGCGGTCCCGGCACGGTCAGCGCCGAGGTGCGGGTGAAGCTGGCCGACGGCGGCGACGGCACCACTCAGCTGACCTACGACGCCGACGCCGTCATCGGCGGTGCGGTGGCGGGCGTGGGCCAGCGCATGCTCATCGGCGTCACCAAGAAGATGGCCGGTGAGTTCTTCAAGGCCGTGGACGACGTGATCACCGGCAAGAGTGCCGCTCCGGTCGCTGCCCCGGTGGCCGCGCCGGCGGGTGCCGCCGCGACCACGGATGCCGGTGCCCCGGTGACCCAGCCCGGGGTGTTCACCGCACCCAGCAGCCCCAGCACGGCCGGTGGCCTGCCCGGGCTGGCCGGTGACGGCCTGCTGCCCGGCGCGGTCCTCGGCGCGGTGCTCACCCTGGTGGGAGTGCTGGTCGGCGGTCTGCTCGGCCGACGGCGCTGA